In Mongoliitalea daihaiensis, one DNA window encodes the following:
- the hslV gene encoding ATP-dependent protease subunit HslV, with amino-acid sequence MEKIKSTTVVAIKHNGEVVIGADGQATMGNTVAKSSVNKIRKLQGGKIVTGFAGSTADAFTLLEKFEEKLSAYGNNMKRAAVELAKEWRMDRMLSRLEAMMIVADSQDILIISGTGDVIEPDMEIATIGSGSMFAQSAARALKKFAPQLSAEEMVRESLGIAADVCIYTNHNLVVEKVVK; translated from the coding sequence ATGGAAAAAATAAAATCAACAACCGTCGTCGCGATCAAGCATAATGGAGAAGTGGTCATCGGAGCGGATGGTCAGGCTACGATGGGAAATACTGTAGCTAAGAGTTCTGTCAACAAAATACGAAAACTACAAGGAGGCAAAATCGTGACAGGCTTTGCTGGTTCGACAGCAGATGCATTTACCCTGTTGGAAAAGTTTGAAGAAAAGCTAAGTGCTTATGGTAACAATATGAAGCGTGCGGCCGTGGAATTGGCCAAGGAATGGAGAATGGACCGTATGTTGAGTCGATTGGAAGCGATGATGATTGTGGCAGATTCACAGGATATTCTGATCATATCAGGTACAGGTGATGTCATCGAACCGGATATGGAGATCGCCACGATTGGTTCAGGAAGCATGTTTGCTCAATCAGCAGCACGTGCGCTGAAAAAATTTGCTCCTCAACTCAGTGCAGAGGAAATGGTCCGCGAAAGTTTGGGGATAGCAGCAGATGTCTGTATTTATACCAATCACAATTTGGTAGTAGAGAAAGTGGTTAAGTAA
- a CDS encoding toxin-antitoxin system YwqK family antitoxin — MKYIFVAFFILSIATATLAQNTPNVVSIFNSDSTLVGTGILRNGLMEGLWRFENPKTRQLIQTINFEAGSREGLLTTFQAGNVKKSERQYRNNQLNGSYREFDSTGALVLEMSFADSIPVGTYKEFFGRDGNFSWLNPRQVKVEGQYQNGKKEGTWVKFYDTGELLSRENYKAGLRSGPYREFFPQGDILVEVDYKNGEPDGPYTRYAGTRMVSEKGTYENGKKIGEWISYFPGTKSVESRQFFDNRGNKTGEWKFFYENGRTARIERYENDLPTGTWEEFFPNRKLSKRMIYALGLPTGEYIENHSNGKVSVKGQYKNGAKDGLWISYFPEGNVYSAGEYRNDLKTGLWKYFNKIGILIAEGEYSLGSENGQWFYYYDGGQLKSVGSYFLGFENGVWGLFYDNKQLTQEEYWDNGRLMNLGEYFSYDGSTTYDKGTLSNGNGTRLTYYTSGDKESEGTYVNGKADGTWVYFHENGRKASEGQMKDGKKEGPWRYFNVAGRLEQIINFKNDEILADPSDTM, encoded by the coding sequence ATGAAATATATTTTTGTTGCCTTCTTCATCCTCAGCATCGCAACGGCTACTCTTGCTCAAAACACCCCCAATGTTGTCAGCATTTTCAACAGTGATTCAACATTGGTAGGGACTGGGATTTTAAGAAATGGCTTGATGGAAGGTTTATGGAGATTTGAAAACCCAAAGACAAGACAACTAATACAAACCATCAATTTCGAGGCTGGTAGCCGAGAAGGACTCTTGACAACATTTCAGGCAGGAAATGTGAAAAAGTCAGAACGGCAGTATAGAAATAATCAATTAAATGGTAGCTACCGAGAATTTGACAGCACAGGTGCGCTTGTTTTGGAAATGTCTTTTGCTGATTCAATTCCTGTAGGGACCTATAAGGAATTTTTCGGAAGAGACGGGAATTTCAGTTGGTTGAATCCTCGGCAAGTAAAAGTAGAGGGACAATATCAAAATGGAAAAAAAGAGGGTACTTGGGTTAAATTTTACGATACTGGCGAATTACTGTCTAGGGAGAATTATAAAGCAGGATTAAGATCAGGACCCTACAGGGAATTTTTTCCTCAAGGTGATATTTTGGTCGAAGTCGACTATAAAAATGGAGAGCCTGATGGTCCTTACACGCGCTATGCAGGTACAAGGATGGTGTCCGAAAAAGGCACGTATGAGAATGGAAAGAAGATCGGAGAGTGGATAAGTTACTTCCCTGGCACCAAATCAGTAGAATCTAGGCAGTTTTTTGATAACCGAGGGAACAAAACTGGAGAATGGAAATTCTTTTATGAAAATGGGAGAACGGCTCGTATTGAACGGTATGAGAATGATTTGCCCACAGGTACATGGGAAGAGTTTTTCCCTAACAGAAAGCTTTCGAAGCGAATGATATATGCCTTAGGATTACCCACAGGTGAATATATCGAAAACCACTCTAATGGAAAAGTTTCTGTTAAAGGTCAATATAAAAATGGAGCAAAAGATGGGCTATGGATCAGCTATTTCCCGGAAGGCAATGTTTATTCTGCAGGAGAATATAGAAATGATTTAAAAACTGGTCTTTGGAAATACTTCAATAAAATTGGAATACTTATCGCCGAAGGAGAATATTCATTAGGTTCTGAAAATGGTCAGTGGTTTTATTATTACGATGGAGGGCAACTAAAATCTGTTGGATCTTATTTTTTAGGGTTTGAAAATGGCGTATGGGGTCTGTTTTATGATAATAAGCAACTCACGCAAGAAGAATACTGGGACAATGGGCGCTTAATGAATCTAGGCGAATATTTTTCCTACGATGGTAGTACCACCTATGATAAGGGAACATTATCTAATGGAAACGGAACAAGATTGACCTATTATACATCGGGAGACAAAGAATCGGAGGGTACTTATGTCAATGGAAAGGCTGATGGAACATGGGTTTATTTCCATGAAAATGGCCGAAAAGCTTCGGAAGGGCAGATGAAAGATGGGAAAAAAGAAGGACCTTGGAGATACTTTAATGTAGCTGGACGATTGGAACAGATTATTAATTTCAAGAATGACGAGATACTAGCAGACCCGTCTGATACTATGTAA
- a CDS encoding MBL fold metallo-hydrolase, producing MPTIHTIDLQFLETSEAIACFLIETSVGPILIETGPESTFPQLQQGIEQLGFQVSDIAHVFLSHIHFDHAGAAWKFAALGAKIHVHPLGLPHLASPEKLWNSAAMIYGKEMERLWGSMQAIPEENLVSVGDGQTFVVGNLTLEGLHTPGHAVHHIAWKIDSIIFTGDVAGVKIDNGPVVPPCPPPDIHIEDWKNSIGKILEHRPTQLYLTHFGVIDQPIKHMEALTLVLDDWAQWMKEHFENQTPSDEVTKLFMRYTRKQLEVKNCSDALIQVYEYANPSWMSVAGLLRYWKLKSQGRI from the coding sequence ATGCCTACTATACATACAATCGACCTTCAATTTCTTGAAACCTCCGAAGCCATTGCTTGTTTTTTAATAGAGACATCGGTAGGACCAATTCTTATTGAAACTGGACCAGAAAGTACTTTTCCTCAGCTTCAACAGGGCATAGAACAGCTTGGATTCCAGGTATCAGATATTGCCCATGTTTTCTTATCACACATTCATTTCGATCATGCAGGTGCAGCCTGGAAATTTGCAGCGCTCGGCGCAAAAATCCATGTTCATCCATTGGGTTTACCTCACCTTGCAAGTCCTGAAAAATTATGGAATTCTGCTGCTATGATTTATGGGAAAGAAATGGAACGACTTTGGGGGAGTATGCAAGCGATTCCTGAAGAAAATCTTGTTTCGGTTGGAGATGGTCAAACATTCGTGGTGGGTAACCTTACTCTTGAGGGTCTTCATACCCCTGGACATGCTGTACATCATATTGCTTGGAAAATTGACTCCATCATATTCACCGGAGATGTAGCAGGAGTGAAAATTGACAATGGCCCAGTGGTTCCTCCATGCCCTCCACCAGACATTCACATAGAAGATTGGAAAAACTCCATCGGGAAAATCCTCGAGCATCGACCAACTCAGCTTTATTTAACTCACTTTGGGGTGATAGATCAGCCTATTAAACACATGGAAGCATTGACTCTAGTCTTGGATGATTGGGCTCAGTGGATGAAGGAACATTTTGAAAACCAAACGCCCAGTGATGAGGTTACTAAGCTGTTCATGCGATATACAAGAAAACAGTTGGAGGTAAAAAACTGCTCAGATGCGCTTATTCAGGTTTATGAATATGCCAATCCAAGCTGGATGTCTGTAGCAGGTCTTTTACGCTATTGGAAATTGAAAAGCCAGGGAAGAATCTAG
- a CDS encoding TlpA family protein disulfide reductase yields the protein MLCIAVGLIALLLAYDYIFHPHPSRIKATHFQYSPTARLFDKNEYQAFRDSIYLLSEQLKVSDSLQRPVQVTFHMKYAVKSDSMTLQPFSYSIRIGSEYLVNGNQSEKIGTPAPIQDFITLTGEQIRIGGPQEKPTVVNLWFIGCKGCMQEMPGLNTLQEKFGERVNFVALTFDSEEQVKRFLTKHAFNFQQVTDAEAYIKEIGSFPYPENIFIDKTGIIVDVHGVFEPTSISEMGYMESIIKKML from the coding sequence ATGCTCTGCATTGCTGTAGGATTAATTGCCCTGCTACTCGCTTATGATTATATTTTTCATCCACATCCTTCAAGAATAAAGGCGACTCATTTTCAATATTCCCCAACTGCTCGACTTTTTGACAAAAACGAATACCAAGCATTCAGAGATAGCATTTATCTTCTATCCGAACAGTTAAAAGTGTCAGATAGCCTCCAAAGGCCTGTTCAGGTAACCTTTCACATGAAATATGCGGTAAAGTCGGACAGCATGACCCTGCAACCGTTTAGCTACTCCATTCGCATTGGCAGCGAATACCTAGTCAATGGCAATCAATCAGAGAAAATAGGCACTCCAGCTCCCATCCAAGATTTCATCACATTGACTGGAGAACAGATTCGTATTGGAGGACCTCAAGAAAAACCAACGGTAGTCAACTTATGGTTTATTGGTTGCAAGGGATGCATGCAGGAGATGCCAGGACTGAATACTTTACAGGAAAAATTTGGAGAACGAGTGAATTTTGTAGCCCTGACCTTCGATTCAGAAGAGCAAGTCAAACGCTTTCTAACAAAACATGCATTCAACTTTCAACAGGTAACTGATGCCGAAGCCTACATCAAAGAGATCGGTTCATTCCCTTATCCTGAAAATATTTTTATTGACAAGACAGGAATAATCGTAGATGTTCATGGAGTGTTTGAACCCACATCCATTTCAGAAATGGGTTATATGGAATCAATTATTAAAAAGATGCTTTGA
- a CDS encoding YheT family hydrolase, producing MPLSKNTTYESPKWLFNGHLQTIIPSLFRSSILLPFERERITTLDGDFLDLDWLKTDSKELVIISHGLEGNSQRPYMTGMARQFYSNGYDVLTWNFRGCGEELNQKPIFYHSGATYDLDEVVRHAEKNYQSIYLIGFSLGGNLTLKYLGEKRTSAAKIKKGVAISVPLHLESSSDKISTGENIMYAKRFLRTLKEKVAKKAKIFPHDIPVGTLRKIKTLKDFDNLYTGPLHGFKDAHDYYEQCSSLYFLESIEVPTLILNAQNDPFLTDKCFPISLGRTLEAVWMEFPKLGGHVGFTPRAKEDIYWSEKRAFEFIKYEP from the coding sequence ATGCCCTTAAGTAAAAACACGACATACGAATCACCCAAGTGGCTCTTCAACGGTCATTTACAAACTATTATCCCTTCCTTATTTCGATCTTCAATCCTGCTTCCTTTTGAGAGAGAGCGCATTACAACTTTAGATGGGGACTTTCTAGACTTAGATTGGCTGAAAACTGATTCCAAAGAACTTGTCATTATCAGTCATGGCCTCGAGGGGAATAGTCAACGTCCTTACATGACAGGCATGGCCCGACAATTCTACTCCAATGGCTACGATGTGCTGACTTGGAACTTTCGAGGATGTGGGGAGGAACTCAATCAGAAACCCATTTTTTACCATTCAGGGGCTACGTATGACTTAGATGAGGTAGTCAGGCATGCAGAAAAAAACTACCAAAGCATTTATTTAATAGGTTTTAGCCTTGGAGGAAACCTGACTTTAAAGTATTTAGGAGAAAAAAGAACCTCCGCTGCAAAAATCAAAAAGGGAGTCGCCATTTCGGTACCATTGCACTTGGAAAGTTCCTCCGATAAGATTTCTACTGGAGAAAATATCATGTATGCCAAGCGTTTCTTGAGAACTCTTAAAGAAAAAGTAGCTAAAAAAGCAAAAATATTTCCACACGACATCCCCGTAGGTACTCTACGCAAAATCAAAACACTCAAAGACTTTGATAATCTTTACACGGGTCCTTTACATGGATTTAAAGACGCGCATGATTATTACGAACAATGTTCTTCGCTCTATTTTTTAGAAAGCATTGAAGTCCCTACACTTATATTGAATGCTCAAAACGACCCTTTTCTGACTGACAAATGTTTTCCAATTTCATTGGGCAGAACCTTGGAAGCTGTTTGGATGGAGTTCCCTAAGTTAGGTGGACATGTAGGATTTACCCCCCGAGCAAAAGAGGACATTTATTGGTCCGAAAAAAGAGCATTTGAATTTATCAAATATGAACCTTAA
- a CDS encoding pyruvate dehydrogenase complex dihydrolipoamide acetyltransferase, with protein MADIIRMPKMSDTMEEGVIAAWLKKVGDTVKPGDILAEVETDKATMELESYEEGVLLHIGVQEKDAVPVNGVIAIIGEKGENIDALLKEISSGDAPAEKVEEKKEDPAPKKEAEKPTKVEKIDTSGINATLITMPKMSDTMTDGTIASWLKKVGDVVKSGDIIAEVETDKATMELESYEDGTLLYIGVDAGDSVPVDGVIAIIGEKGADYETLLKAHDSKSSEEPEATAEEAPVKEEKVADEPKAAATTASAPVVSTSDTGDRVKASPLAKRLAEEKGIDIRQVKGSGEGGRIIKRDVETFTPAAAEAAPAPVGTSASAPAMGQESFREEKVSQMRKVIAKRLAESKYTAPHFYLTMEINMDKAIEARKSMNEISPVKISFNDMVIKAAAAALRQHPKVNSSWLGDKIRYNDHIHIGMAVAVEEGLLVPVIRFADSKSLSQISNDAKSLGGKAKNKELQPKDWEGNTFTISNLGMFGIDEFTAIINPPDACILAVGGIKETVVVKNGQMQIGNVMKVTLSCDHRVVDGAVGSAFLQTLKGLLEDPVRILI; from the coding sequence ATGGCCGATATAATTAGAATGCCCAAAATGAGCGACACCATGGAAGAAGGGGTGATCGCAGCGTGGTTGAAAAAAGTTGGAGATACTGTTAAGCCTGGAGATATTCTAGCAGAAGTGGAAACCGATAAGGCGACCATGGAATTGGAATCGTACGAAGAGGGTGTGCTTTTACACATCGGAGTGCAAGAAAAAGATGCAGTACCAGTCAATGGAGTAATCGCAATTATTGGAGAAAAGGGTGAAAATATAGATGCTTTGCTGAAGGAGATCTCTTCTGGAGACGCTCCTGCCGAAAAAGTAGAAGAAAAGAAAGAAGATCCTGCTCCGAAAAAAGAAGCAGAAAAACCAACGAAAGTAGAAAAAATCGATACGTCGGGAATCAATGCTACACTCATTACTATGCCCAAAATGAGTGATACCATGACAGATGGTACCATTGCAAGTTGGTTGAAAAAAGTGGGTGACGTGGTAAAATCCGGCGATATCATTGCAGAAGTGGAAACCGATAAGGCAACCATGGAACTGGAATCATATGAAGATGGTACTCTGCTTTATATAGGTGTAGATGCAGGTGACTCAGTTCCTGTCGATGGCGTGATTGCTATTATCGGTGAGAAAGGTGCAGATTATGAAACTTTGTTAAAAGCACATGATTCTAAATCCTCTGAAGAACCTGAAGCTACTGCTGAGGAAGCTCCTGTGAAAGAAGAAAAAGTAGCGGATGAACCAAAGGCAGCTGCCACCACAGCTTCTGCTCCTGTAGTATCTACGTCCGATACAGGGGATCGAGTAAAAGCCTCTCCGTTAGCGAAACGTTTAGCTGAAGAGAAAGGAATTGATATCCGTCAAGTAAAAGGTTCTGGCGAAGGAGGTAGAATTATCAAGCGAGACGTTGAAACATTCACACCAGCTGCCGCTGAGGCAGCTCCAGCACCAGTGGGCACTAGCGCGTCTGCACCTGCTATGGGTCAAGAATCCTTCCGAGAAGAGAAAGTTTCTCAAATGCGTAAGGTCATAGCGAAGCGATTAGCTGAAAGTAAGTATACGGCCCCTCACTTCTACCTAACCATGGAAATCAACATGGATAAAGCTATAGAAGCGAGAAAGAGCATGAATGAAATATCTCCAGTGAAAATTTCTTTTAATGATATGGTGATCAAAGCAGCAGCAGCAGCTTTGCGTCAACATCCAAAAGTAAATTCTTCTTGGTTGGGTGATAAAATCCGCTATAATGACCATATCCATATCGGTATGGCAGTAGCAGTGGAAGAAGGTTTGTTGGTTCCAGTAATTAGATTTGCAGACTCCAAGTCTCTATCCCAAATCTCCAATGATGCGAAGTCTCTTGGAGGAAAGGCTAAAAATAAAGAATTGCAGCCGAAGGATTGGGAAGGAAATACCTTCACCATTTCTAACCTGGGAATGTTCGGTATCGATGAATTTACAGCCATCATCAATCCGCCGGATGCATGCATCCTAGCCGTAGGAGGTATCAAAGAAACAGTGGTTGTGAAGAATGGTCAAATGCAAATTGGTAACGTGATGAAAGTAACCCTTTCTTGCGACCATAGAGTAGTAGATGGTGCCGTAGGTTCTGCATTCTTGCAGACATTGAAAGGCTTGTTGGAAGATCCAGTAAGAATTCTGATCTAA
- a CDS encoding 3-oxoacyl-ACP synthase III family protein, producing the protein MKKSRITGAGHYVPENIITNDYLSSIMNTNNDWIVERTGIHERRWFTPGKDTVTSMSAAASKMALERAGLSPKDIDFIVFATITADYFLPGNGVLLQRELGMQGIGALDIRNACSGFIYGLSVADQFIKTGMYKNILVVGAEIQSSALDKSDEGRSSAVIFADGAGAVVLSAVESNMPGILSTHLHADGDHAEELYCIAPSSSQPVRISQELIERGDFFLKMNGNAVFKHAVVRFSEVINEALEANGIDKSEIDLLVPHQANLRISNYIQQKMGLPDEKVFNNIMYLGNTTAGTIPIALSEAWEQGRIKEGDLICLAAFGSGFAWASALLRW; encoded by the coding sequence ATGAAAAAATCCAGAATAACAGGTGCCGGTCATTATGTACCAGAGAATATCATCACCAACGATTATCTTTCTTCCATCATGAACACCAATAACGATTGGATTGTGGAGCGAACAGGTATTCATGAAAGACGTTGGTTTACGCCTGGAAAAGACACAGTAACAAGCATGTCAGCTGCTGCTTCCAAAATGGCCTTGGAGCGGGCAGGCCTGAGCCCAAAAGATATAGACTTCATTGTTTTCGCAACTATTACTGCTGATTACTTTTTACCAGGAAATGGTGTTTTGTTGCAGCGGGAATTAGGTATGCAAGGTATTGGTGCACTGGATATCAGAAACGCTTGTTCAGGCTTTATCTATGGCCTTTCGGTAGCAGATCAATTTATCAAAACAGGGATGTATAAAAACATCCTAGTCGTAGGCGCAGAAATCCAGTCCTCCGCTTTGGATAAAAGCGATGAAGGCAGGTCAAGTGCCGTCATCTTTGCAGATGGTGCAGGTGCTGTGGTGCTATCAGCTGTAGAGTCCAACATGCCTGGTATCTTGTCTACACACTTGCATGCCGATGGTGACCATGCAGAAGAATTGTATTGCATCGCACCGAGTTCTAGCCAACCTGTTAGAATCTCTCAGGAACTCATAGAACGTGGAGACTTCTTTTTAAAAATGAACGGAAATGCAGTATTTAAGCATGCTGTAGTACGCTTTTCTGAAGTAATCAATGAAGCACTTGAGGCCAATGGAATAGACAAATCTGAAATTGATCTTTTGGTACCTCACCAAGCTAACTTGAGGATCAGCAATTATATTCAACAAAAAATGGGCTTACCAGATGAGAAGGTGTTTAACAATATCATGTATTTGGGAAACACTACGGCAGGCACCATCCCCATCGCATTGTCCGAAGCTTGGGAACAAGGTAGAATTAAAGAAGGTGATCTTATTTGTTTAGCTGCTTTTGGCAGTGGCTTTGCATGGGCATCTGCATTGCTTAGATGGTAA
- a CDS encoding SOS response-associated peptidase: MCGRYSLSKSKIELEERFQAEMLGDFKPRYNIAPSQLVPVITSDSPKGFSFFYWGLTPDFAKNKPVSINFINARAETVHQKVSFKSAFQKRRCLIPADCFFEWKKVGKKTKIPYRFALENDELFAFAGIWEEFENEKGDNNHTFLILTTQPNSVVGEIHDRMPVILTKEDERKWLDPYSSEETLLNLLNPYQPELMASHTVSPLVNSVHNDSPGIIRKTSPMDQFGNYTLFG, translated from the coding sequence ATGTGTGGTAGATATTCGCTCAGCAAAAGCAAGATAGAACTAGAAGAACGATTTCAGGCAGAGATGTTGGGAGACTTCAAACCTCGGTACAACATTGCTCCCTCTCAATTGGTCCCTGTCATCACTTCAGATAGTCCAAAAGGGTTTTCTTTCTTTTACTGGGGTCTCACACCAGACTTTGCCAAAAACAAACCTGTCTCTATCAATTTCATCAATGCACGTGCAGAAACAGTCCACCAAAAAGTCTCCTTCAAATCCGCCTTTCAAAAGCGGCGATGTTTGATTCCCGCAGATTGTTTTTTTGAATGGAAAAAAGTAGGTAAAAAAACAAAAATTCCTTATCGATTCGCACTGGAGAATGACGAATTGTTTGCTTTTGCCGGCATCTGGGAAGAATTTGAAAATGAAAAAGGAGATAACAACCATACTTTTTTAATCCTGACAACCCAACCCAACTCTGTGGTAGGAGAAATTCACGACAGAATGCCCGTGATACTTACCAAAGAAGACGAAAGGAAGTGGTTAGACCCTTACAGTTCAGAAGAAACTTTACTCAACCTCTTAAATCCATACCAGCCCGAATTAATGGCCTCTCACACTGTCTCTCCGTTGGTTAATTCAGTGCACAATGACAGTCCTGGAATCATTCGAAAAACCTCTCCTATGGATCAATTTGGAAACTATACCCTATTTGGATAA